A genomic window from Elaeis guineensis isolate ETL-2024a chromosome 3, EG11, whole genome shotgun sequence includes:
- the LOC140856021 gene encoding uncharacterized protein: protein MGPEVAPPAKPKTDTPQRLRPYFQAHAIVVLTDQPLRTILHRLDTSGWLAKWAVRLGKFDIQYRPRPFLKAQVLADFIAECPTTDIQLGESDPVKVGTSDCCPDPAWVLHIDGASNAQGSGADFLLTGLEGVVTEHALRFDFKASNNQAEYEALVAGLKLALELGIDRLQVFSDSQLIVGQTKGEFETRDPTMAKYRQKVKDLVTPFKHFEISHIPSAENARADTLSRLTTSDYGALGRTFVENLGRPSIDKVDEIPDTRVSGSDL from the exons ATGGGACCAGAGGTCGCCCCGCCGGCGAAGCCCAagaccgacacgccccag CGACTCCGTCCGTACTTCCAAGCACACGCgattgtggtcctcaccgaccagcccctgaggactATCTTGCACCGACTTGACACGTCGGGATGGCTGGCGAAATGGGCTGTAAGACTGGGCAaattcgacatccagtaccgaccgaGACCTTTCTTGAAGGCCCAGGTTCTTGCCGACTTCATCgcggaatgcccgacgaccgacataCAATTGGGGGAGAGCGACCCGGTGAAGGTCGGGACCTCCGACTGTTGCCCCGACCCGGCCTGGGTACTACACATCGATGGGgcttccaacgctcagggaagcggggccgatTTCCTGCTCACCGGCCTGGAAGGAGTGGTCACCGAAcatgccctccgattcgacttcaaggcctccaacaatcaggccgagtaCGAGGCGCTCGTTGCGGGGTTGAAATTAGCACTAGAACTTGGGATAGACCGTCTCCAAGTCTTTTCCGACTCCCAACTGATCGTCGGACAGACCAAGGGCGAGTTCGAAacacgggatccgaccatggccaaatatcgCCAAAAGGTGAAAGATCTCGTGACGCCCTTCAAACActttgagatctcccacatccccagtgcggaaaatgctcgggccgacacGCTATCCCGGCTCACGACGTCCGACTACGGCGCCCTGGGCCGGACTTTCGTGGAGAATCTCGGGCGACCTAGTATCGACAAGGTCgacgag ATACCCGACACGAGGGTATCAGGATCCGACTTGTAG